The Desulfatiglans sp. genome segment CCAGAAGGAATTGGCCTTGGGGTTGAATTGAATGAGGCCATTATTCCGAAGTTGAAGACTGAGGGTAAGACCCCGATAGTCATAAAGCTTTAGTTGAAAAAGATGAACTTCCAACGTTCAACATCCAATATTCAATGTAAGGCAAAACAAATTTTCCTTTCTTTGTTTTATTGAAAGTTGGAAGTTCGATGTTGGACGTTCATGTTTTATGAAGATTAATAATGCATTATTCTTCCTTCCTCGCTACAATTACATCCCTTTCCTTAATAACACGATCCACCCTGTGCACCATATTCTCATATACCCCGCCCTCAAGTACCATGATTGAGGTTGTATCCTTAATAAGGTTTATCATCTCTTTACGGGTAAAACGGGATGAGTCCCATGACATTACAATGCTGCCTCCGGGTACAAGGAGTGATTTCCACACCGGAAGTGCTTTGGTCAGGAGATCTGTTATGCGACCCCAATGCTGTATTCCGTAGGGGAGGTCAGTTACAATAAAATGGGGTTTTTTTATTCCGGTAATAAGGCTGGGTGACTCTATTGTATCGCCATTAATAATCAGGCATTTTTTCTTGTCTGCCCCAATAGTAAACCAGTATTTCCTGCCTGATTTTTTAAGCCTTTCCTCCTTAAAAATACAAGGTATTTTCTGTTCTTTTGTGTACTGTTTCAGGAATGTCCCGGTAGATTGTACATCATTTAAGTTCTTTTCAACCCCGATAGCCTCTGCCCCAAGATAAAGGGCCGTAAAAAGGGTTGTACCACCTCCAGCAAGGGGATCAAATATTCTTAAATCATGCCATCTGAGATCTGAAAACCTGCTGCTGAATCTGGCAATATTGCACAGGAAATGTGTGAACATCTCGTTTGTTTTTCCCTTATATCTTCGTGTTATAACAAGATCATAGGGAAGAGTGTGGTTACAGGTAATCTCTAAGGGTTTTAAAAAAGGCCCGGTCATTGATCCTATGGATTCAAAATATAGAGCAAAACTATTAGTCATTGACATGTTTCCCAGCTCATAGAAAAATTTATCATCCATTTTCAGGTCATCAATTTTAAATTTCAAATATTCCTGACGTCCAAGCGTAACTGTTTCAATAGACGATAGATTTTTCCCTGCCGGACTTAAACAAAGCTCTACCGGTGCAAGGGTGCCTGCAATGCTGCTGTACTGGGTGCTTCTCTGAGGAGAAATTTGGGCTATGATTTTGGGCATATGAAAATTAATAATCGATTTTATAAAAAAAAACTTGACTGATTCTCTCCAGTGGTTTTTATAAGTGGCTTTTATATCAACTGGAAGTTCATATGGTCAATTAAAATACGTACAGGAGGATTGTTAAATAATATGAAGGAACGTACCTTATCAATAATAAAACCGGATGGAGTGGCAAAGAACCTAATTGGTGAAGTAATCAGAAGGATAGAGTCAAAAGGGCTGAAGGTAATAGCAGCAAAGATGATTTCCATGAGCAAAAAACAGGCACAGGGTTTTTATGCTGTGCATACAGGCAAACCCTTTTTTGACAGTGTAACAGGTTTTATGTCTTCGGGTCCATGCATGGTTATGGTACTTGAGGGCGAAAACGCCATATCAACCTATCGTGAATTGATGGGCGCAACAAACAAAGACAATGCAAAAGAGGGCACAATCAGAAGGGATTATGCAACCGATATAGAAAAGAATGTGGTTCACGGCTCTGATTCACCCGAAACAGCGGCATTTGAGATCGGTTACTTTTTTAACGGATTGGAAATACAGGCCTAATTAAACCTTCAGGAGACTTGTATTAAG includes the following:
- the ndk gene encoding nucleoside-diphosphate kinase, which translates into the protein MKERTLSIIKPDGVAKNLIGEVIRRIESKGLKVIAAKMISMSKKQAQGFYAVHTGKPFFDSVTGFMSSGPCMVMVLEGENAISTYRELMGATNKDNAKEGTIRRDYATDIEKNVVHGSDSPETAAFEIGYFFNGLEIQA